One stretch of Eupeodes corollae chromosome 2, idEupCoro1.1, whole genome shotgun sequence DNA includes these proteins:
- the LOC129948418 gene encoding cytosol aminopeptidase-like, which translates to MYAVAALKNTIRLGFPKKLLHNNTSRKYSNQAISHLLALSETKLCAESPSRGLVLGVYADEDDKTDAGQLTAAALRYNSMRTDGRLLEVLRMSGPMPKRGEARILFAVETEKVPYYSAVAVVGLGHECLGFDSFEMIDERKEAIRRGVAAACMQLSDLSTDRIEIENCGHAESAAEGAALGVWAYQELKDAKKRMEKPSIELYTHKDEICDIEGWRIGLQKAAAQNLCRELQETPSNLLTPTAFAEKVIKVLCKTDVNVEVKGEGWAESHEMNAFLAVGKASCEAPIFLELSYYGGPRDDRPIVLIGQGITYDCGGLNLKKNDELKIMRGDMAGAAVVVSTLKAISSLRLPINIRALIPLCENVMGCNSFRPGDVVKCRNGKTICIQGTDHEDVLVLADALHYAQNFCPKCVVDIGTTSGGMRQALDESACGVFTNSEILWQQIKNASIHTGDRVWRFPLWNYYSRLVTKSSIASDVQNYGGGSGGNPCKAAALLREFVPCGQWMHIDATNVMYSNGKSLEYIRKGMTGRPTRTMIEFVAQSICKETAPKIPPEKL; encoded by the exons ATGTATGCCGTTGCTGCTCTAAAAAATACAATCCGGTTGGGCTTCCCGAAAAAGTTGCTCCATAACAATACGTCAAGGAAATATTCCAATCAAGCCATAAGCCATCTGTTAGCGTTGTCTGAAACCAAACTCTGTGCAGAGTCTCCTTCGAGGGGATTAGTATTAGGAGTCTATGCCGATGAGGACGATAAAACCGATGCTGGCCAATTGACTGCAGCTGCACTCCGATATAATTCTATGAGAACCGATGGGAGACTCCTTGAGGTTCTACGGATGTCGGGACCAATGCCAAAGCGTGGGGAAGCAAGGATTCTGTTTGCCGTCGAAACGGAAAAAGTGCCGTACTATTCGGCAGTGGCTGTTGTAGGACTCGGTCATGAGTGCTTGGGCTTCGATTCGTTCGAAATGATTGATGAACGGAAAGAGGCCATTCGAAGGGGCGTAGCTGCTGCATGCATGCAACTGAGTGATCTCTCTACAGATAgaatagaaattgaaaattgtggaCATGCGGAATCGGCTGCCGAGGGAGCGGCTCTGGGAGTCTGGGCTTACCAGGAACTAAAGGATGCAAAAAAACGCATGGAGAAACCAAGTATCGAATTGTACACACACAAGGATGAAATTTGTGACATTGAAGGTTGGCGTATTGGTCTTCAAAAAGCAGCTGCTCAAAATTTGTGCAGAGAACTCCAAGAGACGCCATCAAATTTGCTCACTCCAACTGCATTTGCTGAAAAAGTAATTAAGGTCTTGTGCAAGACAGATGTCAATGTTGAGGTGAAGGGCGAGGGATGGGCTGAGAGCCATGAAATGAATGCCTTCTTAGCTGTGGGAAAGGCCTCTTGCGAAGCTCCGATTTTCTTGGAGTTAAGCTACTATGGTGGCCCCAGAGATGACAGGCCAATAGTCCTCATTGGACAGGGAATAACATACGACTGTGGCGGTCTGAACTTGAAAAAGAATGATGAACTGAAAATCATGCGAGGTGACATGGCAGGAGCGGCTGTTGTGGTTTCTACTTTGAAGGCCATTTCCAGTCTTCGACTGCCTATCAATATCCGTGCCCTGATTCCGTTATGTGAAAACGTCATGGGTTGCAATTCCTTTCGACCAGGGGATGTAGTCAAGTGTCGTAATGGAAAAACTATTTGCATCCAAGGAACCGATCACGAAGACGTTCTTGTCCTCGCAGACGCCCTGCACTATGCTCAGAACTTTTGCCCCAAGTGTGTTGTGGACATCGGGACGACATCTGGAGGCATGCGTCAGGCACTGGACGAGTCTGCTTGTGGTGTATTCACCAATTCGGAAATTCTATGGCAGCAAATCAAAAATGCCAGTATCCACACCGGCGATCGGGTCTGGAGATTTCCACTGTGGAATTATTACTCGAGATTGGTAACAAAATCTTCTATTGCTTCCGACGTCCAAAACTACGGTGGAGGCTCTGGGGGAAATCCATGCAAGGCGGCAGCCTTACTGCGTGAATTTGTGCCGTGTGGACAATGGATGCATATT GATGCAACAAATGTAATGTATTCAAATGGAAAAAGTCTCGAATATATTCGCAAAGGAATGACCGGTCGACCAACTAGGACAATGATTGAATTCGTTGCACAAAGTATTTGCAAGGAAACAGCTCCAAAAATACCACCAgagaaat